A region of Streptomyces cinnamoneus DNA encodes the following proteins:
- a CDS encoding L,D-transpeptidase has product MEKRVMTYGKRRKGLVAAAAVLGGVLTLAACGGDGDDDAKDGSGKSQGQVDAAAAKDASKAQIKITPKGGTTDAGISTDAVQVTVSDGELTSVKMTTEKGTPVEGSISSDKKTWKPNSQLERSTKYKVVAEAKDDKGRKATENSSFSTVSPANSFIGAFTPEDGSTVGVGMPVSINFNKPIKDRKAVQSHLEVTSSSGQKVVGHWFGDQRLDFRPQDYWKANSQVTLKMNLDGVEGAPGIKGVQNKTINFKIGHAQVSTVDAKTHKMTVTRDGQVVKTIPISAGSPSNPTYNGKMVISEKFKETRMDGSTVGFSKADGKGEYDIKDVPHAMRLSTSGTFIHGNYWGSGVFGVANTSHGCVGLEDKQGADDPNTPGSWFFSNSILGDVVEVKNSDDKTIAPDNGLNGWNMDWNQWVQGSATGS; this is encoded by the coding sequence ATGGAGAAGCGTGTGATGACGTACGGCAAGCGCCGCAAGGGCCTGGTGGCCGCGGCCGCTGTGCTCGGCGGTGTACTGACTCTGGCAGCCTGCGGCGGCGACGGCGACGACGACGCCAAGGACGGCTCCGGCAAGTCGCAGGGTCAGGTGGACGCCGCGGCGGCCAAGGACGCGTCGAAGGCGCAGATCAAGATCACGCCCAAGGGCGGGACGACCGACGCCGGCATCAGCACCGACGCCGTCCAGGTCACCGTCAGCGACGGTGAGCTCACGAGCGTCAAGATGACGACGGAAAAGGGCACCCCCGTCGAGGGTTCAATATCTTCGGACAAGAAGACCTGGAAACCGAACAGCCAGCTCGAACGTTCGACGAAGTACAAGGTCGTCGCCGAGGCAAAGGACGACAAGGGCCGCAAGGCCACCGAGAACTCCTCCTTCTCCACGGTCTCCCCGGCGAACAGCTTCATCGGCGCGTTCACCCCGGAGGACGGCTCGACGGTCGGCGTCGGCATGCCCGTGTCGATCAACTTCAACAAGCCGATCAAGGACCGCAAGGCCGTGCAGTCGCACCTGGAGGTCACCTCCAGCAGCGGTCAGAAGGTCGTGGGCCACTGGTTCGGCGACCAGCGCCTGGACTTCCGTCCGCAGGACTACTGGAAGGCCAACTCGCAGGTCACCCTGAAGATGAACCTCGACGGCGTCGAGGGCGCCCCGGGCATCAAGGGCGTCCAGAACAAGACGATCAACTTCAAGATCGGCCACGCCCAGGTCTCCACGGTCGACGCCAAGACCCACAAGATGACGGTCACGCGCGACGGCCAGGTCGTCAAGACCATCCCGATCTCGGCCGGCAGCCCGTCGAACCCGACCTACAACGGCAAGATGGTGATCTCCGAGAAGTTCAAGGAGACCCGCATGGACGGCTCCACGGTGGGCTTCTCCAAGGCCGACGGCAAGGGCGAGTACGACATCAAGGACGTGCCGCACGCCATGCGCCTGTCCACGTCGGGCACGTTCATCCACGGCAACTACTGGGGCAGCGGCGTCTTCGGCGTCGCCAACACCAGCCACGGCTGCGTGGGCCTGGAGGACAAGCAGGGCGCGGACGACCCGAACACGCCGGGCTCCTGGTTCTTCTCCAACTCCATCCTGGGCGACGTCGTCGAGGTGAAGAACTCCGACGACAAGACCATCGCCCCGGACAACGGCCTCAACGGCTGGAACATGGACTGGAACCAGTGGGTCCAGGGCAGCGCCACGGGCTCGTGA
- a CDS encoding acyl-CoA thioesterase: MSEPFSVTVTVRGYETDSQGHLNTSVYMQYAEHARWCALEAAGIRQSALLEKGVGPVNLETNLRFHRELRAGDEVGVSCAFAYDGGKTFRIDQRIVKADGTLAAEVTSVGGLLDLRERRLVAEPAGYFRALASDTRVLGL, from the coding sequence GTGAGCGAACCATTCAGCGTGACCGTCACCGTCCGTGGCTACGAGACCGATTCCCAGGGCCACCTCAACACCAGCGTGTACATGCAGTACGCCGAGCACGCCCGCTGGTGTGCGCTGGAGGCCGCCGGCATCCGGCAGAGCGCCCTGTTGGAGAAGGGTGTGGGGCCCGTCAACCTGGAGACGAACCTGCGTTTCCACCGGGAGCTGCGGGCGGGCGACGAGGTCGGCGTCAGCTGTGCGTTCGCCTACGACGGGGGAAAGACGTTCCGGATCGACCAGCGGATCGTGAAGGCCGACGGGACGCTCGCCGCCGAAGTGACGAGCGTGGGCGGGCTGCTGGACCTGCGGGAGCGGCGGCTGGTGGCCGAGCCGGCCGGGTACTTCCGCGCGCTCGCGTCCGACACGCGCGTGCTCGGCCTCTGA
- a CDS encoding trypsin-like peptidase domain-containing protein has translation MLRALRTLGLAVLAAGLTLTATPAATAAPAAATAPARELTPVGGGTGIIFRMTPTPEERQGFYVCTLTAVGRDNAGNLVGLTNAHCFIDEKGNKLVGEKVYRDTSPAGTAAAPADLNASRPDLETGPIGTVTSVSTPNNLLNAGPKGLDFAVIKLDESRVAPTATVGGVTISSIGAPPANGTRMCKQGHRTGLTCGIKLGTHDIWFTHLIWTNGGDSGSPVVSGQTLVGNAWGAQHSSAILDIIAEMNANGGVGAGFHLAT, from the coding sequence ATGCTGCGTGCGTTACGCACCCTCGGTCTCGCCGTTCTCGCGGCTGGCCTGACCCTCACCGCGACCCCGGCCGCGACAGCCGCCCCGGCCGCCGCCACCGCCCCCGCCCGGGAGCTCACGCCCGTCGGCGGCGGCACGGGGATCATCTTCCGGATGACCCCGACCCCGGAGGAGCGCCAGGGCTTCTACGTCTGCACCCTCACCGCCGTCGGCCGCGACAACGCCGGCAACCTGGTCGGTCTGACCAACGCCCACTGCTTCATCGACGAGAAGGGCAACAAGCTGGTCGGGGAGAAGGTCTACCGGGACACCTCTCCCGCCGGGACCGCGGCCGCCCCGGCCGACCTCAACGCCAGCCGCCCCGACCTGGAGACGGGCCCCATCGGCACCGTGACCTCCGTCAGCACGCCCAACAACCTGCTGAACGCCGGACCCAAGGGCCTCGACTTCGCGGTCATCAAGCTGGACGAGTCGAGAGTCGCCCCCACCGCCACCGTCGGCGGAGTGACCATCTCGTCGATCGGCGCCCCGCCCGCCAACGGCACCCGCATGTGCAAGCAGGGCCACCGGACGGGCCTGACCTGCGGCATCAAGCTGGGCACCCACGACATCTGGTTCACCCACCTCATCTGGACCAACGGCGGGGACTCCGGCTCCCCCGTGGTCAGCGGTCAGACGCTGGTCGGAAACGCCTGGGGCGCGCAGCACAGTTCGGCGATCCTCGACATCATCGCTGAGATGAACGCCAACGGCGGCGTCGGCGCGGGATTCCACCTGGCGACCTGA
- the msrA gene encoding peptide-methionine (S)-S-oxide reductase MsrA — MSPNRQQNPEGPLKGRPAPQFALQERHTVLGNPLAPPYPEGLAVADFGLGCFWGAERIFWQTEGVWTTLVGYQGGGTQHPAYEEVCSGLTGHAEVVRVVFDPSVVPYETLLKVFWESHDPTQGNRQGNDVGTQYRSAIYTHSPAQQSAAESSRTAYQPVLTSAGYGPITTEIAPAPPFFHAEAYHQQYLAKNPAGYCGIGGTGVSCPVGVAPAQD, encoded by the coding sequence ATGTCCCCGAACCGCCAGCAGAACCCCGAGGGGCCCCTCAAGGGCCGCCCCGCCCCGCAGTTCGCCCTCCAGGAGCGCCACACGGTGCTCGGCAACCCGCTGGCGCCCCCGTATCCCGAGGGCCTGGCGGTGGCCGACTTCGGCCTGGGCTGCTTCTGGGGCGCGGAGCGCATCTTCTGGCAGACCGAGGGCGTCTGGACGACCCTCGTCGGCTACCAGGGCGGCGGCACCCAGCACCCGGCCTACGAGGAGGTGTGCAGTGGCCTGACGGGCCACGCCGAAGTGGTGCGCGTCGTCTTCGACCCCTCGGTGGTGCCGTACGAGACCCTCCTCAAGGTCTTCTGGGAGTCCCACGACCCCACGCAGGGCAACCGCCAGGGCAACGACGTGGGCACCCAGTACCGCTCGGCGATCTACACCCACTCCCCCGCCCAGCAGTCGGCGGCGGAGTCCTCGCGCACGGCGTACCAGCCGGTGCTGACGTCGGCGGGCTACGGCCCGATCACCACGGAGATCGCCCCCGCGCCCCCCTTCTTCCACGCGGAGGCGTACCACCAGCAGTACCTGGCCAAGAACCCGGCGGGCTACTGCGGGATCGGCGGGACGGGCGTCAGCTGCCCTGTCGGCGTCGCACCCGCCCAGGACTGA
- a CDS encoding DUF2786 domain-containing protein codes for MARDVEAAVRGLRGLGGDDLDDAVYAAASALAAAPAGWEAVGRAVLRCAEGAVRRCWEGGWQPADVVRLVRRDLAPGQERFTVDVIAAEARRYARDTLAPRWAAQLEELDARVRWEDTAATDGFLEGFARRERLSRFETVACALGVLRLIAGLPRIGAVGPLPGAAHVTVPAAVEPRMLGRIRALLAKAESTQFPEEAEALSAKAQELMARHSLDEALLAAASDAPADGPGACRIGVEGPYESAKALLLDAVAAANHCQAVWSGEYGFSTVVGFDADLELVELMYTSLLVQATTAMRRAADDHHARGRSRRTRDFRESFLIAYAGRISDRLSAAAHDVAAEDDRPEVLPVLAARDVAVGETAGRLFPQTTSHRLRGRDAEGWARGTEAADAAVIARGRHDRPGRRGPGAA; via the coding sequence CTGGCACGGGACGTCGAGGCGGCCGTGCGGGGGCTGCGGGGGCTCGGCGGGGACGATCTCGACGACGCCGTCTACGCCGCCGCGTCCGCGCTGGCCGCGGCGCCCGCCGGCTGGGAGGCGGTCGGGCGCGCCGTCCTGCGCTGCGCCGAGGGGGCGGTGCGGCGCTGCTGGGAGGGCGGCTGGCAGCCGGCCGACGTCGTCCGGCTCGTACGCCGGGACCTCGCCCCCGGCCAGGAACGCTTCACCGTCGACGTGATCGCCGCCGAGGCCCGCCGGTACGCGCGGGACACGCTCGCCCCGCGCTGGGCGGCGCAGCTGGAGGAGCTGGACGCCCGGGTCCGGTGGGAGGACACCGCCGCGACGGACGGCTTCCTTGAAGGGTTCGCGCGGCGGGAGCGGCTGAGCCGGTTCGAGACGGTGGCGTGCGCCCTGGGCGTGCTGCGGCTGATCGCGGGGCTGCCGCGGATCGGGGCGGTGGGGCCGCTGCCGGGGGCCGCCCACGTGACGGTGCCGGCCGCCGTGGAACCCCGCATGCTCGGCCGCATCCGGGCGCTGCTCGCCAAGGCCGAGTCCACGCAGTTCCCGGAGGAGGCCGAGGCCCTCTCGGCGAAGGCCCAGGAGCTGATGGCGCGCCACTCCCTGGACGAGGCGCTGCTGGCCGCCGCCTCCGACGCGCCCGCCGACGGGCCGGGCGCCTGCCGGATCGGCGTCGAGGGCCCGTACGAGTCCGCGAAGGCGCTGCTCCTGGACGCGGTGGCGGCCGCGAACCACTGCCAGGCCGTCTGGTCGGGCGAGTACGGATTCTCCACCGTCGTCGGCTTCGACGCCGACCTGGAACTGGTGGAGCTGATGTACACGTCGCTGCTGGTCCAGGCGACCACCGCGATGCGCCGTGCCGCCGACGACCACCACGCACGTGGCCGCTCCCGGCGCACGCGGGACTTCCGCGAGTCGTTCCTGATCGCCTACGCGGGCCGGATCAGCGACCGCCTGTCCGCCGCCGCGCACGACGTGGCGGCGGAGGACGACCGTCCGGAGGTGCTGCCGGTGCTGGCCGCCCGGGACGTGGCGGTGGGCGAGACGGCCGGGCGGCTCTTCCCCCAGACGACCTCACACCGGCTCAGGGGCCGCGACGCGGAGGGCTGGGCGCGGGGGACGGAGGCCGCCGACGCGGCGGTCATCGCGCGTGGCCGGCACGACCGTCCCGGCCGCCGCGGCCCGGGGGCGGCGTGA
- a CDS encoding DUF1330 domain-containing protein has product MTAYALAHLAQGAPNADVLEYMERIQTTLDPFGGRFLVHGATVEVREGTWPGALVVIGFPGIAEARAWYDSPAYQDILPLRTRHLAGDLLLVDGVAPGYDPKSLADKLRPQIAA; this is encoded by the coding sequence ATGACCGCGTACGCGCTCGCACACCTCGCCCAGGGCGCGCCGAACGCCGACGTCCTGGAGTACATGGAGCGGATCCAGACGACGCTGGACCCGTTCGGCGGCCGGTTCCTCGTGCACGGGGCGACGGTGGAGGTCCGCGAGGGGACGTGGCCGGGCGCCCTGGTGGTGATCGGCTTCCCGGGCATCGCCGAGGCCCGCGCGTGGTACGACTCGCCCGCCTACCAGGACATCCTGCCGCTGCGGACCCGGCACCTCGCAGGCGACCTGCTCCTCGTCGACGGGGTGGCGCCGGGCTACGACCCGAAGAGCCTGGCGGACAAGCTCCGCCCGCAGATCGCGGCGTGA
- a CDS encoding SapB/AmfS family lanthipeptide — MVLLDLQVMKPGEGEEVLLHFGASVGASELSLLLCHDPEEPE; from the coding sequence ATGGTGCTTCTCGACCTGCAAGTCATGAAGCCGGGGGAGGGCGAAGAGGTGCTCCTGCACTTCGGAGCGAGCGTCGGCGCGAGCGAGCTCAGCTTGCTGCTCTGCCACGATCCGGAGGAACCGGAGTGA
- a CDS encoding M48 family metalloprotease — protein sequence MGTSLRALRAFALLAGFHLLTLAVLGALLGADVAAWTWAPTAVAVKLTVLSVLLGVPVVRGTLTLGRPGHADVAGLPVTDAEQPELWRTVRSLAERADTRPPDTILLTGDANAGVSEDARLLGLLPGPRRLYVGVPLLTGLTEPQLHAVLAHELAHYGNTDTRLAGITHRGRDSVLRTVEAFQEQERKRIDKEHSRQERAAAKAVAKGREAKPVKTGRAGLTYRTMARPFLAYARFYLRATHGAGRAQELAADRTAARIAGRDATASALRETAALGAAHDFYMSRYATMGVPAGLLPPRGEVFGGLRHLLTAPERQEDLAELRSEPPSEEPSPYDTHPPLADRCRLIEALPDDGREAAPARPALTLLRDVERVLADLEDAVLTPEALALERVEWPELTHRTMYALTLEEARPVREALAAAGTVITADATAGFPAPVPARPTDAVAPTPTAAPAPPAHAADPAGAGTSAPVPAPPAPGPAPAADLAAFLDAVDAGLLWQVAGHLPKSPEAARARGRAAREFLRPALYSGLCNLTELTLADTAAARWQPSWAEPARLLLPTGVRADEAVAAAVRQAVDDVPDTAPLRELLRTTAPAF from the coding sequence GTGGGCACATCTCTGCGCGCCTTACGGGCATTCGCCCTGCTGGCCGGATTCCATCTGCTCACGCTGGCCGTGCTCGGCGCGCTGCTCGGCGCCGACGTCGCGGCCTGGACCTGGGCACCGACCGCGGTCGCGGTCAAGCTGACCGTCCTGTCCGTCCTGCTGGGCGTCCCCGTCGTCCGGGGAACCCTGACGCTCGGCAGGCCGGGCCACGCCGACGTCGCCGGACTGCCCGTCACGGACGCCGAACAGCCCGAACTGTGGCGTACGGTCCGCTCGTTGGCCGAGCGGGCCGACACCCGGCCGCCCGACACGATCCTCCTCACCGGGGACGCGAACGCGGGCGTCTCCGAGGACGCCCGCCTGCTCGGCCTGCTGCCCGGCCCCCGCCGGCTCTACGTCGGGGTACCGCTGCTGACCGGGCTCACCGAGCCGCAGCTGCACGCCGTGCTCGCCCATGAGCTCGCCCACTACGGCAACACCGACACCCGGCTCGCCGGCATCACCCACCGCGGCCGCGACAGCGTGCTGCGGACCGTGGAGGCCTTCCAGGAGCAAGAACGGAAGCGGATCGACAAGGAGCACTCGCGCCAGGAGAGGGCCGCCGCCAAGGCGGTCGCCAAGGGCCGCGAGGCCAAGCCGGTGAAGACCGGCAGGGCCGGGCTCACCTACCGGACGATGGCCAGGCCCTTCCTCGCGTACGCCCGGTTCTACCTGCGGGCCACCCACGGGGCGGGCCGGGCGCAGGAACTCGCCGCCGACCGGACGGCGGCGCGGATCGCCGGACGCGACGCCACGGCCTCGGCGCTCCGCGAGACCGCCGCCCTCGGTGCGGCCCACGACTTCTACATGAGCCGCTACGCGACGATGGGCGTCCCGGCGGGCCTCCTCCCGCCGCGAGGCGAGGTCTTCGGCGGCCTGCGACACCTGCTCACGGCCCCGGAACGCCAGGAGGACCTGGCGGAGTTGCGGAGCGAACCCCCGTCTGAGGAACCGTCCCCGTACGACACCCACCCGCCGCTGGCCGACCGGTGCCGCCTGATCGAGGCGTTGCCCGACGACGGCCGCGAAGCGGCGCCGGCGCGGCCCGCGCTCACACTGCTGCGCGACGTGGAGCGGGTCCTGGCGGATCTTGAGGATGCCGTCCTCACCCCCGAGGCCCTGGCCCTGGAACGGGTGGAGTGGCCGGAGCTGACGCACCGGACCATGTACGCGCTGACGCTGGAGGAGGCGCGTCCGGTACGGGAGGCGCTGGCGGCGGCGGGGACGGTCATCACGGCGGACGCGACGGCCGGGTTTCCGGCGCCCGTGCCGGCACGACCGACCGACGCGGTGGCCCCGACGCCGACAGCCGCCCCCGCACCGCCGGCTCACGCGGCGGACCCGGCGGGAGCCGGGACATCGGCACCCGTCCCCGCGCCGCCGGCCCCCGGACCGGCCCCCGCGGCGGACCTCGCGGCGTTCCTCGACGCCGTCGACGCGGGCCTGCTGTGGCAGGTCGCCGGCCACCTGCCCAAGTCCCCGGAGGCCGCCCGGGCGCGGGGCCGGGCCGCGCGGGAGTTCCTGCGCCCCGCGCTGTACTCCGGGCTGTGCAACCTCACCGAACTGACCTTGGCCGACACGGCGGCGGCCCGCTGGCAGCCGTCCTGGGCGGAGCCGGCCCGGCTGCTGCTGCCGACGGGCGTCCGGGCCGACGAGGCGGTGGCGGCGGCGGTACGGCAGGCCGTCGACGACGTCCCCGACACGGCACCACTGCGCGAGCTGCTGCGCACCACCGCCCCCGCCTTCTGA
- a CDS encoding DUF4034 domain-containing protein, whose protein sequence is MLLSLLLVIAVPAFFWIRQKRRAAQSAAQLAAEGWLPPERQNTERSFPDPEADAVVAALARGDWQPAAQALAATGTDWERRSALVGIVAGEAAKDDAWLRAWEAARPGDPAAAVVKASAKVTVAWDIRGAAWAKDTTAEQFAGFHRMLAEAREDFDRAVSLAAPEDPTPYAAQIALYKGLGAPHEEMRKLWAEVTARAPYHFGAHRSALLYWYPRWHGSDELVREFAWGAARTAPPGHLMTLLPLLHWHDHLDDDAPDVAYRSVDLTIMVDAALMDVAACRPDHPRLAEARHFLAFILTTQERYAEAVEQFRRVDGHVGAEPWAYAPEPAEAFCQVRDAAIAGARR, encoded by the coding sequence ATGCTGCTGTCCCTCCTCCTCGTCATCGCCGTGCCCGCCTTCTTCTGGATCAGACAGAAGCGGCGCGCGGCACAGTCCGCCGCCCAGCTGGCCGCCGAGGGCTGGCTGCCGCCGGAGCGGCAGAACACGGAACGTTCCTTCCCGGACCCCGAGGCCGACGCCGTGGTGGCGGCCCTCGCCCGGGGCGACTGGCAGCCCGCCGCGCAGGCGCTCGCCGCCACGGGCACCGACTGGGAGCGGCGCTCGGCCCTCGTCGGGATCGTCGCCGGTGAGGCGGCCAAGGACGACGCCTGGCTCCGGGCCTGGGAGGCGGCGCGCCCCGGCGACCCTGCCGCGGCGGTCGTCAAGGCCTCCGCGAAGGTGACGGTGGCCTGGGACATCCGCGGCGCGGCCTGGGCCAAGGACACCACGGCCGAGCAGTTCGCCGGCTTCCACCGGATGCTGGCGGAGGCCCGGGAGGACTTCGACCGCGCGGTGTCGCTGGCCGCGCCCGAGGACCCCACCCCGTACGCCGCCCAGATCGCGCTGTACAAGGGCCTGGGCGCGCCGCACGAGGAGATGCGGAAGCTGTGGGCCGAGGTGACGGCCCGCGCCCCGTACCACTTCGGGGCCCACCGGTCCGCGCTCCTGTACTGGTACCCGAGGTGGCACGGCTCCGACGAGCTGGTCCGCGAGTTCGCGTGGGGTGCGGCGCGGACGGCCCCGCCCGGTCACCTGATGACGCTGCTGCCGCTGCTGCACTGGCACGACCACCTCGACGACGACGCCCCGGACGTCGCCTACCGCTCGGTGGACCTCACGATCATGGTCGACGCCGCGCTGATGGACGTGGCGGCGTGCCGGCCGGACCACCCCCGCCTGGCGGAGGCGCGTCACTTCCTGGCGTTCATCCTGACCACGCAGGAGCGGTACGCGGAGGCCGTGGAACAGTTCCGGCGGGTGGACGGCCACGTGGGGGCCGAGCCGTGGGCGTACGCCCCCGAGCCGGCGGAGGCGTTCTGCCAGGTGCGTGACGCGGCGATCGCGGGCGCCCGCCGCTGA